The Astatotilapia calliptera chromosome 14, fAstCal1.2, whole genome shotgun sequence genome includes a region encoding these proteins:
- the gmnc gene encoding geminin coiled-coil domain-containing protein 1 has translation MLQALALGPDTVDCSMETLASVWVHDPVDLSDLGEQRDESSPEWESHCVFDSTPPAALMWTEDLSPHLQRNKQLQDTLLQREEELARLQEENNKLRAFLNSSFVRNLEQKAKKLTADGRRKLKRSLACFDSFCGDQRAPPQQISKRVCRNLTAQFCSESLETSACSEPNLDLWVLRTLGLKDRDTIDTSEESSSEWSLRSLVYDTAVNPSSFPECNPNSSFGPPVIISTDTSVHSYCQRATHGTSCRYSAAECQEANCENPPESASNCPDDFTATRVSTHYEFPEATARTYSAPSAETCSLTAFSQVQTLEGNPADHHSYWSSLQETQTPSQDTIQFNPPAERGFPTPVLPSGADQPRSSASGFIPTSPCHPPAAPHTPRNRTDLAFSMSLSPSSSVKTHSFPQGQAFVRKDVEGRWNFTWVPRQEP, from the exons ATGCTCCAGGCCCTGGCTCTCGGCCCAGACACTGTTGACTGTTCCATGGAAACCCTGGCCTCTGTTTGGGTCCATGACCCCGTTGACCTCAGCGACCTCGGAGAGCAGCGTGACGAGTCATCGCCCGAATGGG agtctcattgtgtctttgaCTCCACGCCTCCGGCTGCTCTGATGTGGACGGAAGATCTCTCTCCTCACCTCCAGAGAAACAAACAG CTCCAGGACACTCTGctgcagagggaggaggagctggccAGGCTGCAGGAGGAGAACAACAAGCTCAGAGCATTCCTCAATTCCTCCTTTGTGAGAAACCTGGAACAAAAGGCAAAG AAACTAACTGCTGATGGGAGGAGGAAGCTGAAGAGAAGCCTGGCTTGCTTTGACAGTTTCTGTGGGGATCAGCGAGCGCCCCCCCAACAAATCAGCAAAAGAGTCTGCAGGAACCTCACTGCCCAGTTCTGCTCGGAGTCTTTAGAGACATCTGCTTGCTCAGAACCAAACCTGGACCTCTGGGTCCTTCGAACTCTGGGACTGAAGGATCGGGACACCATCGATACATCCGAGGAGTCCTCCTCTGAGTGGAGCCTCAGGAGTTTGGTTTACGATACTGCCGTCAATCCATCCTCATTCCCAGAATGCAATCCCAACTCTTCTTTCGGCCCTCCTGTCATCATATCCACAGATACTTCAGTCCACAGTTACTGTCAAAGAGCAACACATGGAACCAGCTGTAGGTACAGTGCTGCTGAATGCCAAGAAGCAAACTGTGAAAATCCTCCTGAGTCAGCTTCAAACTGCCCAGACGACTTCACTGCCACTCGAGTGAGCACACATTACGAGTTTCCTGAAGCCACGGCCAGGACCTACAGCGCCCCGTCTGCTGAGACCTGTTCTCTCACTGCCTTCAGTCAAGTCCAGACTTTGGAGGGAAATCCTGCTGACCATCACTCTTACTGGTCTTCACTACAAGAAACCCAGACACCATCACAAGACACGATCCAGTTCAACCCACCAGCGGAAAGAGGCTTCCCCACCCCCGTGTTGCCTTCAGGTGCAGACCAACCCAGGAGTTCTGCTAGTGGCTTCATTCCAACGAGCCCATGTCATCCTCCGGCAGCACCACATACGCCTCGCAACCGGACAGATTTGGCATTCAGCATGTCCCTCAGTCCGTCCAGCAGCGTCAAGACCCACAGCTTCCCCCAGGGACAGGCCTTTGTCAGAAAGGACGTGGAGGGCCGGTGGAACTTTACCTGGGTTCCCAGACAAGAACCGTAG